The DNA sequence TCACCTGCTTTCATTCAAGACTTATAATATTTAGACATGAAAGCGTCGTACCTGCAGCCTGTCGCTTCATCCATCACCAGCCCTCACACACcatctgtctctgtgtgtgtgtgtgtgtgtgtgtgtgtgtgtgtgtgtgtgtgtgtgaggtgtagGATGGGAGGAGCAGAGAGACGCACAGATAATGAAGTGAAAAGATTTGTTTCTGCTCTTCCTGAATTtacattatgtgtgtgtgtgttaacagcctctcacacacacatacacacacacgtcaaTCATTCTTGACATGATTCAgtattttaatgtgttcttCATAATGGTATTTAATGATATTCATCACCCGTGTTATgatatttgcttttattataCTGCAATAACGTCAACAGATTTAGTGAAAATAGAAACTTTAATTGGATTTCTACTCCGGCAATCACACatgacacatttaataatataaatgtgtttatgggACAGGCTCTACGAGACAGaggaagtgatgtcatcagtCATCGCTGCTACAGGAAACACACCTTCTGTAATAAGGGCGGAGTCGCAGCTAGGGGTGTGTCTTAACCCTGACGACTAGCTTTCAGGATGTTGATTGACAGCTGAGGAGTGGGAGGGGATTAGTTGTCGTCTTATCGCagcatatacaaaatataaaatattatataataataataataacaataacaatcgTATCAATAATGACAGTATCCATGCGTTGAATCAGTCCTTTACCATCATACATCATAACCTCACGACAACATTGAGCAAAAGGGTGGGGCCACGGGATGAGAGGGGTGGGGCTGAAGGAGGCGGGGCTTAGATAATGCCGTATTTGGCCAGATCGCTGAGCTCCATGTCTCCAAACGCTTCCCATGGGCACACCACAGTGATGTCTGTCACGAGAAAAGACACAGGCATTAAACACtgaacacagagagagagtgtgtgtgtgtgtgtgtgtgtgtgtgtgtcaccgTGACTCACCTGTGCCGAGACCCTCCATACCAGGAATATCATCACCAAACCTGCAGACAAGAGGGAAACTCACTCAGTGACCgcagcatttgtgtgtgtgtgcatgtgtgtgtgtgtgcgtgcgcgtttttgtgacaaatgaggacataaatttgtataatgacaagggtatgacaggtattacaaggagaaggacattacaggacattactccatgtccccacttttcaaaacacttataaatcacacagaatggagtgtattgaaaatctgaaatagcagaaagtctcctgtaaggggtaggtttaggtgtagggttggtgtaggacaatagcacatacagtaagtacagtataaaaaccattacgcctatgggatgtccccacttttcacaaaaacaaacatgtgtgtatgtgtgactgtgtgtgtgtttgtacccTTTCTGCCCGGGCTTGGGGGCCTTGCTCTTGAAGGTGCGTGTCTGTCTCTGCTTGAATTTGGGCGGCCCTTTCTTGGGCGTGGTGGGTCCGGCAGTGCTGGCGGGCGTGGCCAGAGCACTTCCTGCGGGAGGAGCAGCGTTCATGTTTGCGCTTCCCTGAAACACAGCGAACAGGAGCAACGCTTACGATTGGAGCGCGTCACGGGAATCTAGGATTATGGGATTACGCCACTCGAACTGGAACATTAAAAATTTCAGATCATGCTCTTCATCTGTTACCGCTGGTGTTCCTCAAGGCTCTGTTTTGGGCCctcttttatttataatttacttaTTACCTCTCGGTTATATTCTTAGGAAATATGGCATTAGTTTTAATTGCTATGCGAAGAAAACCCAGCTCTATTTGTCTTCTAAGCCAAATTCTactcttctttcttcttctcttttGGATTGCTTAGAAGAGATTAAATCTTGGTTTTTGCATAACTTTCTCAAGCTGAATATTGACAAAACAGAGGTTCTTCTTGTTGGCACTAAATCTAATTTGTCAAAAtccaattgttttttttgttttttactttctattgaTAACTCTATAATCTCCTCATCTTCTCAGGTTAAGAGTCTGGGTGTCACCCTTGATAGTACTTTGTCTTTTGAAAAGCATGTGAACAATATTACTCAGTCTGCGTACTTCCATCTACGGAACATTAGCCATCTTCATCCATTTCTCACATCCAATTCCACAGCTATTCTTATGCTCTAGTTACCTCGTGCATTGATTATTGTAACTCTCTTCTGTTTGGgttacctcacaaacagaattCAGCTGCCTGTATAATTACTAGAACCTCCTCCATCGAGCATATCTCTCCAGTTCTCTGTCATCTTCACTGGCTTCCTGTTAAATATTGAGTAGAGTACAAGATTCTGCTTCTCACTTTTAAAGCTCTTCATAATCTTGCATCCTCATATCTCTCTGATTTGCTTCATACACCTGAAGTGTACTCTTAGATCTTCTTCATCTGTTTCCCTCATTGTACCTCCTGTTCGTTTAGCCACTATGGGGTCCAGGGCGTCTAGCTGTGCTGCTCCTCATGTCTGGAATTATCTTCCACATTCTATACGAGACAGGGATTGTCTGACTACTTTTAAATCATGTCTTAAAACTTATTTGTTTAGATTAGCGTTCTCTGATCAATTTTGATCTAAATGATCTAATGTTAAACAGCTGTTGTTTGTTGTCTTGATTTTTATGATTATCACTCAACTGTAGGcgcctttaaataaaatgcattattattattattattgttattatttgattatCGCTCGTCATCTTGCACTGATGGCTGTCGCGTGTGTCGCTGCAGCCTCTTTCCACTCACGTAATTAATGTTGTCTGCATATATTGATTTATCCTGTAAACACCCCAGTGTGATAACACACAGTCTGTCAATCATAATCACAAAATAAAGCCCTTTAGGAAGAACGCGAGCGCATTCTGTACAATATTCCTGACATCATCTCCTAATAACCCACGTCAAACACTGTTTTTCATGTTGCCTCATTAAGACTGTTAATCTCATTAACACAACAGACTCGTGAGATTTCCTTTCTCTGCCTGATTATGCAGTAGCATATGTCTGTCTGTGGATCAGATGCTGGTGTGTCTCGCTTCATGAGATGCTGTTTACAAGTTCAGAGAATCACACCTTCATCTGATCATGAATATTTCACGCCATACAGTATATTAGTTTTCCTGCTTTAACACCAGAGCTACCGCAGAGTAACATATGTAAAACAAACACCAACAAACACTCAGACTAGACGAAACAGAGCTAGCAGATAATGGGTCGTTTGTGAACTACGGATCTGACCCAGAGGAAGAGCAGTATTGTAGTTCTCTAAAGTGAGTGTGTTTACCTGTGTTTATGGTCcgtgagtgtgtgtctgtctgtctccgTCTGTCTCTGGAATGAGGCTCGTCGTCTCTCCTGCTCTCTTATAGTCTCACTGAAGGTCAGAGAGCAGCTTGCGGCTCCCGTTAGGGAAACACTAATGGACTTAATGCTCTTTAGACTTCatcagggtgtgtgtgtgtgtgtgtgtgtgtgtgtgtgcacgctcATTTAATCTCAAGGTTACGGTCTCGTTTCCTGAACATGTGAGAAGATGCAGcttttcacaaacacacaaacccaAGAAAACAGACTAATGTTTCAGCAAAACCCTTCATGGATCACTCGAGTGTCTTTCATCGTTGGAGCAGATCGAATCAGGCGTTTGACTTTTGACTCCACTGTGTTTAACACATCCCAACACTGTAAAGTCACTTTTATTATGTGTGTTCACAAAACACGTGGGTTCAAAGTAGCTTTACCAAGAGTCTTACTGTTATGCCTATAATGCTGGACGATATGACCATGTACTCTACCAGATGAAAGGGTTTGAACCCTTGAGTAAGATTTTTTCTCTTCTgttcatcaagcctgcatttatttgatccaaaatacagccaaaacagtaatattgtgaaatatttgtactttttaaaacagctgttttctatgtgaatatctgttaaactgtcatttatttctgtgacacgcagctgaattttcagcatcattactccagtcttcagtgtcacatgatcttcagaaatcattataatatgctgatttgctgctcaagaaacatttctgattactaGGGGCCAAGCACTGAAGGTGCGTAGGCACCTGTTGTAATCGTTAGCGTTCTTTTCTTCTTCCACTCGAAGtctatggcagcccatagaaccaCTTGCGGGAAAgcacactgatagaggacagTCCCAACATTAACCAtagcaaatttggagtctctaaTTCAAACTCTTtagcgccaccacttgtccaaagTTGCACTCGTGtttatgctaataacttttgaaccgtaaACCACAGAAGTAAAATTCCTTGGCTCATACCGAGTCAAATGGACACCAAAATTCAAGAATtgtaaggtttagtttttttgctatttttaattgttcGTAAAACCTACTTTATCGAACTTGTCCTAGGCCGTTGCACCGACTGTCACAAAATTTGAATCAGATCATTAGATTAGTCAAACCATTCTCAAATAGTGCACGAACAAATTCTACGAAAAGCATGCAAAAATGGATGTGAGGCTATATCTTCGCAACAGTTTGGCGTATTGAGACCAATCTTGGTGTGTGTTATGAAAAGCATGACCTGAGACTACTTGCAGTGTTTCAGCACTGTGCTCCCTAGTgttcaggagatatgaaaaatgcacatatttgcttataacttctgaatggtttggccaaaaatcacaaaactggtctcttCAGATTCGGTGCATCATGCCGAGTCGAATAATACACAGttttcccatgtcagccattttgcgCGTCGGCCATTTTGAATTATGTTCTAAAACAcatcacacagaacacaccaaaatgattttattacaGCACCACCTGTTGGTCAAAAGTGATAAGCCATTTAATCATATTACTAGAGGTTGAATTTGATTTTTCAGCCATTTCAAATACAATCATCCTAAAATTGCTTTTATTACCGATTGTTGCATTTGGTCTGATGCTCCATGCCATGCTAAACTCCTAATTTTGCCACTGGAGTGCTTGGCCCcgtaattgctgcttgcagctatatttattattattattatattgaaaagagtagaatttttttcatgtttctttgatgaatagaaagttcagaagaacagaaaTAATCttaaacagaaatcttttgtaatattataactGTCTTTATCTTCACTCTTGGTCAGTTaaaagcatccttgctgaataaaagtgttcatttctatcatttatttccaaaaaacaaacaaacaaaaaaatgatactacctccaagcttttgaatggtgtagtgtataatgttacaaaagctttttatttcagaaaaatgctgatctttggatctttctattcatcaaataatcctgaaaaaatgtataaaaatattgataataataataaatgtttcttgagcagcaaatcagcatattataaatctttctgaaggatcatgtgacgctgaacactggagtaataatgctgaaaattcagctttgaaatcacaggaatcaattacagttccaaatatattcaaatagaaagcagttatttgaaatagtaaaaatatctaacaatattactgtttttgctgtactttggattaaataaatgcagatttgatgagcagaagagacttcgttaacaacattaaaaatcttactgtacATGAACTTGTGACTGGTGTATGACACGAGTGATCGTCTGGATTATGATCTAGTTATAATGTGTTTACAGTGTCGTGTAGCACATATCTCAGAGCTGCACTGACTCAAACACACGTCTGAGTGCTCGAGATGATCAAGTGCTGATGTAGAGAGGCATCACAGATCTTCTGGAGTCTGCCGCCGGCTCTGCTGTCTGGTTTTGGGAGAATCTATTAGTCAGTGGACTCCAGCAGATCTGTCCGAGGAGAGGCTTCATGACTGTGTTCTGAGTGTGTTATGTAATGCATATGTGAGCAGCTTTCATTGGTGTCAGAGAGAAGCGCGTCGTCTGAAGATACGGCTCATCATGTGGGTTAATAATCTGGGCTAATCTGCTCTGGACTGATCTCTGAGCTTTAACAGAACCTGAGGAGGAATGAGTGACGCTTCTCTGCTTATAACGAGCATCACACGCCGAGCATCTTCCCTTCTAAtgacctgttgtccaacaataGAGAACATTATAATAACGAGCCATAATAATGGCTT is a window from the Onychostoma macrolepis isolate SWU-2019 chromosome 03, ASM1243209v1, whole genome shotgun sequence genome containing:
- the pde6hb gene encoding retinal cone rhodopsin-sensitive cGMP 3',5'-cyclic phosphodiesterase subunit gamma — encoded protein: MNAAPPAGSALATPASTAGPTTPKKGPPKFKQRQTRTFKSKAPKPGQKGFGDDIPGMEGLGTDITVVCPWEAFGDMELSDLAKYGII